From Kineosporia succinea, the proteins below share one genomic window:
- a CDS encoding TIGR02677 family protein, whose amino-acid sequence MASARRLPTDMFRFTTGERSDVYTAVLHIFGEANERLETALGLDDIAQRLSGLGWVSLLDEDTLFDVLRQLREWRLLEAAQNHGGSYRTADEYERRNLLYALTRNGEAALAGLEHAAAVLASTGALQTAVLEAIALRLGDLAVLAADPASDDRRVFTTLQELEGHLDGLRANTIQFNAQLQRLLRVEGTDQQTFHEVKQATVVYLNDFLGDLDLRVQIIADAVGEVERHDIVALRRRALQGADLPRLGAQDPGPEWLHRRCTRWEGLQAWFRPPGDGAARAEQLHMVARRAIVTLLQALDRLNESRRRSSGAAEDLRELARWFAAVPTEDDGHRLWAAAFGLGSARHAHLVHPDPEVVAPGTAWSHAPPVPVSGLIRSAGKTERFGRTGKVRDVVAVKRARAQRAQAERQELEAARRALGTDGPVRLSQIGMLEYDTFVRLMDLIGGALAAVAGPDGVRRHQSGDGQIEITLWPPEQARPATIRTSHGALTGPDYMVDIVARADRGRAARREASA is encoded by the coding sequence ATGGCGAGCGCGCGGCGACTGCCCACCGACATGTTCCGTTTCACCACGGGCGAGCGCAGCGACGTGTACACCGCTGTCCTGCATATCTTCGGTGAGGCCAACGAACGGCTGGAGACGGCACTCGGTCTGGACGACATCGCTCAGCGGCTCTCGGGGCTGGGCTGGGTCAGCCTGCTCGACGAGGACACGCTGTTCGACGTGTTGCGCCAGTTGCGGGAGTGGCGGCTGCTGGAGGCTGCACAGAATCATGGGGGCAGTTACCGCACGGCGGACGAGTACGAGCGCCGGAACCTTCTGTACGCCCTGACCCGTAACGGCGAGGCGGCGCTGGCTGGGCTGGAGCACGCGGCGGCTGTCCTGGCCTCGACCGGGGCGCTGCAGACGGCGGTGCTGGAGGCCATCGCTCTGCGGTTGGGCGACCTGGCGGTCCTGGCGGCGGATCCCGCGTCGGACGATCGCCGGGTGTTCACCACGCTGCAGGAGCTTGAAGGGCATCTGGACGGACTGCGGGCCAACACGATTCAGTTCAATGCGCAGTTGCAGCGCCTGTTGCGGGTGGAGGGCACCGATCAGCAGACCTTTCACGAGGTCAAGCAGGCCACGGTGGTCTACCTCAACGATTTCTTGGGTGACCTGGACCTTCGTGTGCAGATCATCGCGGACGCAGTGGGCGAGGTGGAGCGGCACGACATCGTTGCGCTGCGTCGGCGTGCGCTGCAGGGGGCTGATCTGCCTCGGTTGGGTGCGCAGGACCCTGGCCCGGAATGGCTGCACCGCCGTTGTACTCGGTGGGAAGGGCTACAGGCGTGGTTCCGGCCGCCTGGCGATGGCGCGGCGCGGGCCGAGCAGCTGCACATGGTTGCCCGGCGGGCCATCGTGACGTTGCTGCAGGCGCTCGACCGGCTCAATGAGAGCCGTCGCCGCTCGTCCGGTGCGGCGGAGGATCTGCGGGAATTGGCGCGGTGGTTCGCAGCAGTTCCGACTGAGGACGATGGTCACCGGCTTTGGGCGGCGGCGTTCGGTTTGGGGTCGGCGCGGCACGCGCACCTGGTGCACCCAGACCCTGAAGTCGTTGCGCCGGGCACGGCCTGGTCGCACGCCCCACCGGTTCCGGTGTCGGGCCTGATCCGCAGTGCCGGGAAGACGGAGCGGTTCGGGCGTACCGGGAAGGTCCGGGACGTGGTGGCGGTGAAACGGGCCCGGGCGCAGCGGGCGCAGGCCGAACGTCAGGAGCTGGAGGCGGCGCGACGGGCTCTGGGCACGGATGGTCCGGTCCGCCTCAGCCAGATCGGAATGCTGGAGTACGACACCTTCGTAAGGCTGATGGATCTGATCGGCGGTGCGCTCGCCGCGGTTGCCGGGCCGGACGGGGTGCGTCGGCACCAGTCGGGTGATGGGCAGATCGAGATCACGCTGTGGCCGCCCGAGCAAGCCCGGCCGGCGACGATCCGGACGTCGCACGGTGCGCTCACCGGGCCGGACTACATGGTCGATATCGTCGCTCGGGCCGACCGCGGCCGGGCAGCGCGTCGGGAGGCCAGCGCGTGA
- a CDS encoding TIGR02678 family protein, translating to MSNLHNQLAGAEQGEVARGIRLLLRSPLITQRADQPSFDLIRRRQVPLQKWFDHTCGWTLLVEPRLGYARLVKVGVRDDASRPARRPRTSRQPFDRRRYVLLCLVAAELLNTPVTTIGLLADRVSQACAIEESIASFDSSRQVERRAFVDVLRLLEGFGAVRVLDGSTDTFVEARSAKVLYEVDVTLLIRLMSAPQGPSTLAVPAEQIPARFEELLAALVAESRYGNSEADGGETSTVQRNLWTRHSILRRLFDEPVLYQDDLSVEQRDYLASPTGRQILRRSAEQAGFVLEERAEGYLLVDPEAIATDETFPEGGSTVKVTALHLLDHLQPPGQSRSRPELVAVAQQLLDSNSKWALSHRGDDGPRTLTGQAVDLLVTFGLVREAGALVTSLPAAARYEIEVTAAEPAQPERTTSS from the coding sequence GTGAGCAATCTGCACAATCAGCTGGCGGGGGCCGAGCAGGGGGAGGTGGCCCGCGGGATCCGTCTGCTGTTGCGCAGCCCGCTGATCACCCAGCGGGCCGACCAACCTTCCTTCGATCTGATCCGGCGCCGGCAGGTGCCGTTGCAGAAGTGGTTCGACCACACCTGCGGATGGACGCTGCTGGTCGAACCGCGCCTGGGTTACGCGCGTCTGGTGAAGGTCGGGGTCCGGGACGATGCCAGCCGGCCGGCCCGCCGTCCGCGCACGAGCCGCCAGCCCTTCGACCGGCGTCGCTACGTGCTGCTGTGCCTCGTCGCCGCCGAACTGCTGAACACCCCGGTGACCACGATCGGGCTTCTGGCCGACCGGGTGAGTCAGGCCTGCGCGATCGAGGAGAGCATCGCATCCTTCGATTCCAGCCGACAGGTCGAGCGGCGGGCGTTCGTCGATGTCCTGCGGCTGCTGGAGGGTTTCGGCGCGGTGAGGGTGCTCGACGGCAGCACCGACACCTTCGTCGAGGCGCGCAGCGCGAAGGTGCTCTACGAGGTGGACGTGACCTTGCTGATCCGGCTGATGTCCGCGCCCCAGGGGCCTTCGACGCTGGCCGTGCCAGCCGAGCAGATTCCTGCCCGCTTCGAGGAACTGCTGGCCGCTCTGGTCGCCGAATCCCGTTACGGCAATAGCGAAGCCGATGGCGGCGAGACGAGCACCGTGCAGCGCAACCTGTGGACGCGGCACTCGATCCTGCGCCGGCTGTTCGACGAACCGGTGCTGTATCAGGACGACCTGAGCGTCGAGCAACGGGACTACCTGGCCTCGCCCACCGGGCGCCAGATCTTGCGCCGCTCGGCCGAACAAGCCGGATTCGTCCTAGAGGAACGGGCCGAAGGGTATCTGCTGGTCGACCCGGAGGCCATCGCCACCGACGAGACGTTCCCCGAGGGCGGCTCGACGGTGAAGGTGACGGCGCTGCATCTGCTGGATCATCTGCAGCCGCCGGGCCAGAGCCGCTCTCGGCCCGAACTGGTAGCTGTCGCCCAGCAGCTCCTGGACAGCAACTCGAAGTGGGCTCTGAGCCACCGTGGCGATGACGGCCCGCGCACCCTGACCGGCCAGGCCGTGGACCTTCTGGTGACGTTCGGGCTGGTGCGCGAAGCGGGCGCCCTGGTGACGTCATTGCCAGCCGCCGCTCGTTACGAGATCGAGGTCACCGCCGCTGAGCCCGCGCAACCGGAGAGGACGACGTCGTCGTGA
- a CDS encoding SbcC/MukB-like Walker B domain-containing protein, whose amino-acid sequence MEEARAANTAASWEEQLGQVFDYTAWHHFQVNVERGKGLGWEKLTSKLHGALSGGEKAIALHLPLFAAIAAHYQAVPLGPRIILLDEVFVGVDTVNRGQVFALLAALDLDLMLTSDHEWGTYRELDGIAVHQLETGLGQDQDDAVTSVRFIWDGTDLVPDVPDVPDVPDVHE is encoded by the coding sequence ATCGAGGAGGCGCGGGCCGCGAACACGGCCGCCAGCTGGGAGGAACAGCTCGGCCAGGTCTTCGACTACACCGCCTGGCACCATTTCCAGGTCAACGTCGAACGCGGCAAGGGCCTGGGCTGGGAGAAGCTGACCAGCAAACTGCACGGCGCGCTCTCCGGCGGGGAGAAGGCCATCGCTCTGCACCTGCCGCTGTTCGCGGCCATTGCCGCGCACTACCAGGCAGTGCCCCTCGGCCCTCGGATCATACTGCTGGACGAAGTTTTCGTAGGTGTGGACACGGTCAACCGCGGCCAGGTGTTCGCGCTGCTGGCCGCCCTCGACCTGGATCTGATGCTGACTTCCGACCATGAGTGGGGCACCTACCGTGAGCTCGACGGGATCGCCGTTCACCAACTGGAGACCGGCCTCGGCCAGGACCAGGACGATGCGGTGACCAGCGTCCGGTTCATCTGGGACGGGACAGACCTGGTCCCCGACGTCCCCGACGTCCCCGACGTCCCCGACGTCCATGAGTGA
- a CDS encoding TIGR02679 family protein, translating into MSDWATRPQLRPLWQALHARLSSGQVVSSIRVGREWSEVEREAVADLLGLPRLPAVGATLSLARIADAVREIDGGEIAETLERVIGPIGDRRAERSLAQNERRALWTWLRESPQVQAEPALLEWVSYLRAGGLVGGSVTETRELIDRALNVLKALPAEGEPLPIFADRVLHDPHALDEGSRLATIVHRGLSFQYGQHLTPRELWALAGVEADELSSTVLVAGLVAQVDGTGSALKVLRAGAASGEASVLTLQQVRSIPEVRWSSGVVHVVENPSVMAAALRRFGSRCPALVCVSGWPSAAGMLLLRRLQQVGAELQYHGDFDGDGLRIAAHLVAKVGAVPWRMSVADYDQAVTQRTSGPAVGRVSEVPWHGRLTARMLETGIAVSEETVVDVLLDDLSVLLEGSTGNGSSQV; encoded by the coding sequence ATGAGTGACTGGGCCACTCGTCCCCAGCTGCGCCCGCTGTGGCAGGCGCTGCACGCACGGCTCTCCTCCGGTCAGGTGGTCAGCTCGATCCGGGTGGGGCGGGAGTGGTCCGAGGTCGAGCGCGAGGCCGTGGCCGACCTGCTCGGACTTCCCCGGCTCCCAGCCGTCGGCGCCACCCTGAGCCTGGCCCGGATCGCCGACGCCGTGCGGGAGATCGACGGCGGCGAGATCGCCGAAACCCTCGAGCGGGTGATCGGCCCCATCGGCGACCGTCGCGCTGAGCGCTCGCTGGCCCAGAACGAGAGACGGGCGCTGTGGACCTGGCTGCGGGAATCCCCGCAGGTCCAAGCCGAACCTGCATTGCTGGAATGGGTCTCGTACCTGCGGGCCGGCGGTCTGGTCGGTGGATCGGTCACGGAGACCAGGGAACTGATCGACCGGGCTCTGAACGTTCTGAAAGCCCTACCCGCCGAAGGAGAGCCGCTCCCCATCTTCGCCGACCGCGTCCTTCATGATCCGCACGCACTGGACGAGGGAAGTCGGCTGGCCACGATCGTCCATCGAGGGCTGTCCTTCCAATACGGTCAGCACCTCACGCCTCGCGAACTCTGGGCGCTGGCCGGGGTGGAGGCCGACGAACTGTCCTCCACCGTTCTTGTCGCCGGGCTGGTTGCGCAGGTCGATGGCACTGGATCCGCGCTCAAAGTGTTGCGAGCCGGCGCCGCATCGGGGGAGGCGAGTGTCCTCACTCTGCAGCAGGTCCGCAGCATCCCTGAGGTGCGCTGGTCGAGCGGCGTGGTCCATGTGGTCGAGAACCCCAGCGTCATGGCCGCCGCACTGAGGCGTTTCGGATCGCGATGCCCAGCGCTGGTGTGTGTTTCGGGATGGCCGAGTGCGGCTGGCATGCTCCTGCTGCGCAGGCTCCAACAGGTCGGTGCGGAGCTTCAGTACCACGGTGACTTCGACGGTGATGGACTGCGTATCGCGGCTCACCTGGTGGCCAAGGTGGGTGCGGTTCCGTGGCGGATGAGTGTGGCTGACTACGACCAGGCGGTGACGCAGCGGACCTCGGGCCCGGCAGTAGGGCGGGTGAGCGAGGTGCCGTGGCACGGCAGGCTGACCGCCCGAATGCTGGAAACCGGGATCGCGGTGAGCGAGGAGACGGTGGTCGACGTGCTCCTGGACGATCTGTCGGTCTTGCTCGAGGGCAGTACCGGAAACGGTTCGTCACAGGTCTGA
- a CDS encoding alpha/beta hydrolase produces MFRSPFDVTLVLPGGGYRVHAPHEAEPIVEWLGAQGWHAKIVDYPLNTAHPAPLRAVSRAVARERAGGARRVGVIGFSAGGHLAGLSALAPGLEPDERPDFAVLGYPVVSMVDGPHTGSRAVLLGDDADSSNDTAARSLSLETLVRPDSPPMFVWHTAEDDVVPVRHSYLLGEALAAARVPHELHVFPGDVHGVALAAGTDASAWTGLCADWLTRLPVTPP; encoded by the coding sequence GTGTTCCGATCGCCGTTTGATGTCACGCTCGTGCTGCCGGGCGGCGGGTACCGCGTCCATGCCCCGCACGAGGCGGAACCGATCGTCGAATGGCTCGGTGCCCAGGGCTGGCACGCGAAGATCGTTGACTACCCGCTGAACACGGCACACCCGGCCCCGTTGCGTGCCGTCTCGCGCGCGGTCGCGAGAGAACGTGCGGGCGGTGCCCGCCGGGTCGGCGTGATCGGGTTCTCGGCCGGAGGGCACCTCGCCGGACTGTCCGCTCTCGCCCCCGGCCTCGAGCCGGACGAGCGTCCGGACTTCGCGGTCCTCGGCTACCCGGTCGTGAGCATGGTCGACGGTCCGCACACCGGCTCGCGCGCCGTGCTGCTCGGCGACGACGCGGACTCCTCCAATGACACTGCGGCACGGTCGCTTTCGCTGGAGACGCTGGTGCGTCCGGACTCCCCTCCGATGTTCGTGTGGCACACGGCGGAGGACGACGTCGTGCCCGTGCGGCACTCGTACCTCCTGGGTGAGGCACTCGCGGCGGCGCGCGTCCCGCACGAGTTGCACGTGTTCCCCGGCGACGTGCACGGGGTGGCGCTCGCCGCCGGCACCGACGCCTCCGCGTGGACGGGCCTCTGCGCCGACTGGCTGACGCGCCTGCCCGTCACACCTCCGTGA
- a CDS encoding IS3 family transposase (programmed frameshift) encodes MARKPYSEEFRQQAVDLFRSTPGATVMGIAEDLGIGREALSKWTRERPAVAGLNVQDARSGVEGPDEVIVLALEAGETPARGRGRPAGSLARIAALEAEVAALRAEASRRDAEHEVEVEKLSTERDILRQAAKYFAGRDELVSGFQFVADHRNTFTVKRLCHVLDLRRSSYYAWRNAAPGRAWRAADDLALAERIRALNAADRTLGAPRITAELNEGVPAGERVNHKRVARVMREHDIAGLRLRRKVRTTISDESGQKFPDLVKRQFWAPAPGCVHAGDITYLPIADGSNLYLATVIDLASRRLVGWAIADHMRTELVIEALDDALATRGIVQGAIFHSDHGAQYTSNAFVEHCKSLGLRQSMGRIGSSADNAAVESWNATFKRETLQGDPFWIDAATCRRDSFRFCTRYNTHRRHSYCQKVSPNQYENFLNAATFVLAA; translated from the exons GTGGCCCGTAAGCCGTATTCAGAGGAGTTCCGTCAGCAGGCGGTGGATCTGTTCCGGTCCACGCCCGGCGCGACGGTCATGGGCATCGCTGAGGACTTGGGGATCGGCCGCGAAGCGCTGAGTAAGTGGACCCGAGAACGTCCTGCAGTTGCCGGCCTAAACGTCCAGGACGCCCGGAGCGGCGTGGAGGGTCCGGACGAGGTGATCGTGCTGGCACTCGAGGCGGGTGAGACGCCTGCGCGGGGACGGGGTCGTCCGGCGGGCTCGCTGGCGCGGATCGCGGCGTTGGAGGCCGAGGTCGCGGCGTTACGGGCGGAGGCTTCGCGTCGGGACGCTGAGCATGAGGTGGAAGTCGAAAAGCTTTCCACGGAAAGGGATATTCTTCGCCAGGCGGCAAAATATTTCGCGG GGCGAGACGAACTGGTGAGCGGTTTCCAGTTCGTTGCTGACCACCGAAACACCTTCACGGTGAAGCGGCTGTGCCATGTCCTGGACCTGCGACGTTCCTCCTACTACGCCTGGCGCAACGCCGCGCCGGGCAGGGCCTGGCGGGCCGCTGACGACCTGGCTCTGGCCGAACGGATCCGGGCTCTGAACGCGGCTGACCGGACGCTGGGTGCACCCCGGATCACGGCCGAGCTCAACGAGGGTGTGCCGGCCGGTGAGCGGGTCAACCACAAGCGGGTGGCCCGCGTCATGCGCGAGCACGACATCGCCGGCCTGCGGTTACGTCGCAAGGTCCGCACCACCATCAGCGACGAGTCCGGGCAGAAGTTCCCTGACCTGGTCAAACGCCAGTTCTGGGCGCCCGCCCCCGGGTGTGTCCATGCCGGTGACATCACCTATCTGCCGATCGCCGACGGCAGCAACCTGTACCTGGCCACCGTCATCGACCTGGCCTCACGCCGCCTGGTCGGCTGGGCGATCGCCGATCACATGCGCACCGAGCTGGTCATCGAGGCCCTCGATGACGCCCTCGCCACCCGAGGAATCGTGCAAGGAGCCATTTTTCACTCGGACCACGGCGCTCAATACACGTCGAACGCCTTCGTGGAGCACTGCAAGTCGCTGGGGCTGCGGCAGTCCATGGGCAGGATCGGCTCCAGCGCCGACAACGCCGCCGTGGAGTCCTGGAACGCCACCTTCAAACGAGAAACCCTCCAGGGCGACCCGTTCTGGATCGATGCGGCCACCTGCCGCCGGGACAGCTTCCGGTTCTGCACCCGGTACAACACACACCGAAGGCACTCCTATTGCCAGAAAGTCTCACCCAACCAGTACGAGAACTTCCTGAATGCTGCTACGTTCGTCCTGGCAGCCTGA
- a CDS encoding TIGR02680 family protein, which yields MTVQDQHRHRPERGEPERWSPSRAGILNVWRYYDEVFEFHHGRLLIRGPNGSGKSKALELLLPFVFDANLRASRLSTFGTGDRAMHWNMMGEGTGGAVTRVGYVWLELRLGSDTWFTCGARLSATTRTSSVKSDWFTTDQRVGHDLHLLNDAGQPLTRKSLEEAVHSRGAVHANAGEYRDALRARLFCGLNEGRYEAMISALLQLRTPKLSQRLDPGLLSDLLSAALPPLDEGDIAELAEGFERLDRQREEVKELDGIVTAAATVARQAQTYSRRVLRAYAADLISATTSLDTASQSARDSQADYDQVKARITEIQQQIETLNEQIPAYEARIEGLTSSDAYREGRELDGLRRRAEQAQERATRLSAHSEQARDELLDLQEQTQSQEEILRSATQELERDRAGLIRAAERVDMSARTPADGLEVDALAARNLIALSVRERRQEISQIRSALSTKRDAVHRREQTEKVKDEAVTGRQSALGTLEAAKEALETAIEQQAERLIVWASACILLPIPIEPLGAAAAEEREVQVLVSQARDQVVQGISDERSELQHRHRQARSEHESVRADLERTQSEVHLPPTPPHTRTAARQNRPGAPLWQLITFRPHIPEPEQAGIEAALEASGLLDAWVAPDGKSLAIDGHDVFAQGARPAVDGPSLRDVLIPEIAPAVPPAAVNELLAAVAYGSTLPPRGESAIGADGSWRLSALHGTWSKPEAGYIGATARERARRLRITQLQRQLQALDALLQELQEALDLLQERDQRLAEEIRSRPDFRAVDDASGKVLRAQADASAAERLLASAQEHLKASEVAAREALQALMNLAAEHRLPADESTLSAVEAALGDFLTAAGTWASAHQRTKAATGVVKFVIAQRTRAERAAGQADQEATAARADALSLSNQLQAVQDAIGSTYEQILADVSATRSQRSAAEKERDKQVSTRLDLTRKEGELRTARLRDADHHRQTLTVRNQAADAVLALLGGYLPQDAGLELDLGERDGSRAALEAARAIAAAWPTVPHEQRLITLAQSKLMETLHAEQDILARRADLELATENDVAVLNASIGGLRMSAAALLHRLRTELQSSQDDITGAEHQLFERTLTGDTRRHLAARIRQAEELVHSMNERLAMVRTASSVAVRLTWQIDPQLPDGTRAARELLLKDPVRLSEQDREALHVFFR from the coding sequence GTGACCGTGCAGGACCAGCACCGGCACCGCCCAGAGCGGGGTGAGCCTGAGCGCTGGAGCCCGAGCCGGGCCGGCATCCTGAACGTCTGGCGCTACTACGACGAGGTCTTCGAGTTTCACCACGGCCGCCTGCTGATCCGCGGCCCGAACGGCTCGGGCAAGTCGAAGGCACTGGAACTGCTGCTTCCGTTCGTCTTCGACGCGAACCTGCGAGCCAGCCGGCTGTCCACCTTCGGTACCGGCGACCGGGCCATGCACTGGAACATGATGGGCGAGGGCACCGGGGGAGCGGTGACCCGGGTCGGCTACGTCTGGCTGGAACTGAGGCTCGGCTCTGATACCTGGTTCACCTGCGGGGCCCGGCTCTCGGCCACTACCCGCACCAGCAGCGTCAAGTCGGACTGGTTCACCACCGATCAGCGGGTCGGCCACGACCTGCACTTGCTGAACGACGCCGGGCAACCGCTGACCAGGAAAAGCCTCGAGGAAGCGGTGCACTCGCGAGGCGCCGTTCACGCCAACGCCGGTGAGTACCGCGATGCACTGCGGGCCAGGCTTTTCTGTGGCCTGAACGAGGGCCGCTACGAGGCCATGATCAGCGCGCTGCTGCAACTGCGCACCCCGAAGCTCTCCCAGCGGCTGGATCCCGGCCTGCTCTCGGACCTGCTCTCCGCAGCCCTGCCTCCGCTGGACGAGGGCGACATCGCCGAACTGGCTGAAGGCTTCGAGCGGCTGGACCGCCAACGCGAAGAGGTCAAGGAGCTGGACGGCATCGTCACAGCGGCCGCAACCGTGGCCCGCCAGGCCCAGACCTACAGCCGCCGGGTGCTGCGCGCCTACGCGGCCGATCTGATCTCCGCCACCACGAGCCTGGACACGGCGAGTCAGAGCGCCCGTGACAGCCAGGCCGACTACGACCAGGTGAAGGCCCGGATCACCGAGATCCAGCAGCAGATCGAGACCCTGAACGAGCAGATCCCCGCCTACGAAGCCCGGATTGAGGGCTTGACCAGCAGTGACGCCTACCGCGAGGGCCGCGAGCTCGACGGCCTGCGCCGCCGTGCGGAGCAGGCCCAGGAGCGGGCCACCCGCCTGAGTGCACACTCCGAGCAAGCCCGGGACGAACTGCTGGACCTGCAGGAGCAGACCCAGAGCCAGGAAGAGATCCTGCGATCGGCCACCCAGGAACTCGAACGTGATCGCGCCGGCCTGATCCGGGCCGCGGAGCGGGTGGACATGTCCGCTCGCACGCCTGCAGACGGCCTGGAGGTGGACGCCCTTGCTGCCCGGAACCTGATCGCCCTCTCGGTGCGGGAACGTCGGCAAGAGATCAGTCAGATCCGCTCGGCCCTGAGCACGAAGCGCGACGCGGTGCATCGGCGCGAACAGACCGAGAAAGTTAAGGACGAGGCGGTCACCGGACGTCAGTCGGCTCTCGGCACGCTGGAGGCGGCCAAGGAAGCCCTGGAAACAGCCATCGAGCAACAGGCTGAGCGGCTGATCGTATGGGCATCCGCCTGCATCCTCCTGCCGATACCGATCGAGCCGCTGGGTGCGGCCGCCGCCGAAGAGCGCGAGGTCCAGGTCCTGGTGTCGCAGGCGCGCGACCAGGTCGTGCAGGGGATCTCGGACGAGCGCTCCGAACTGCAGCACCGGCATCGCCAGGCCAGGTCTGAGCACGAGAGCGTCCGTGCGGATCTGGAGCGGACCCAGAGCGAAGTGCATCTACCGCCGACGCCACCGCACACCCGCACCGCCGCCCGGCAGAACCGGCCGGGAGCGCCCTTGTGGCAGTTGATCACCTTCCGCCCGCACATCCCCGAACCCGAGCAGGCCGGGATCGAGGCAGCGCTCGAGGCCAGTGGCCTGCTGGACGCCTGGGTCGCTCCCGACGGGAAGTCCCTGGCGATCGACGGGCACGACGTCTTCGCCCAGGGGGCCCGCCCAGCGGTTGATGGGCCCAGCCTGCGTGACGTCCTGATTCCGGAGATTGCTCCAGCGGTCCCGCCCGCCGCCGTCAATGAACTGCTGGCCGCGGTGGCCTATGGCAGCACCCTGCCCCCGCGCGGTGAGAGCGCCATCGGCGCCGATGGCAGCTGGCGGCTGTCCGCGCTGCACGGCACCTGGAGCAAGCCCGAAGCCGGCTACATCGGGGCCACCGCCCGGGAGCGGGCCCGCAGGCTGCGCATCACCCAACTTCAGAGGCAGCTGCAAGCACTGGACGCGCTGCTGCAGGAACTTCAGGAAGCTCTGGATCTGCTGCAGGAGCGAGACCAGCGCCTGGCCGAGGAGATCCGGTCCCGCCCGGACTTCCGGGCCGTGGACGACGCCAGCGGCAAGGTGCTGCGTGCCCAGGCCGACGCCTCAGCCGCCGAGCGCCTGCTGGCCTCCGCGCAGGAGCATCTGAAGGCTTCCGAGGTCGCGGCGAGAGAAGCCCTGCAAGCCCTGATGAATCTCGCGGCCGAGCACCGGCTTCCGGCCGACGAGAGCACGCTCAGCGCCGTCGAGGCGGCCCTCGGTGACTTCCTGACCGCGGCCGGCACCTGGGCCAGCGCCCATCAACGGACCAAAGCCGCCACCGGCGTAGTGAAATTCGTCATAGCCCAGCGCACCAGAGCCGAACGTGCCGCCGGACAGGCCGACCAGGAAGCCACCGCAGCACGAGCCGACGCCCTCTCCCTGAGCAACCAGCTGCAGGCTGTCCAGGACGCGATCGGCTCCACCTACGAACAGATCCTGGCCGATGTCAGTGCCACCCGAAGCCAGCGCAGCGCAGCCGAGAAGGAGCGCGATAAGCAGGTATCCACTCGGCTCGACCTCACCCGCAAGGAGGGAGAGCTCCGAACGGCCCGGCTACGCGATGCCGACCACCATCGGCAAACGCTCACGGTCCGGAATCAGGCGGCCGACGCCGTCCTCGCGCTCCTGGGCGGTTACCTGCCCCAGGACGCGGGTCTCGAACTGGATCTCGGTGAGCGGGATGGCTCCCGCGCCGCTCTCGAGGCGGCCCGGGCGATCGCCGCGGCCTGGCCCACCGTTCCTCACGAGCAGCGGCTGATCACCTTGGCCCAGAGCAAGCTGATGGAGACGCTGCACGCCGAGCAGGACATCCTGGCCCGCCGAGCCGACCTGGAGCTGGCCACGGAGAACGACGTCGCGGTGCTCAACGCCTCGATCGGTGGCCTCCGGATGAGCGCCGCCGCTCTGCTGCACCGGCTGAGGACCGAGCTGCAGAGCAGCCAGGACGACATCACCGGCGCCGAGCACCAGCTGTTCGAGCGGACTCTCACCGGTGATACCCGCCGTCACCTGGCGGCCCGGATCCGTCAGGCCGAGGAACTGGTGCACAGCATGAACGAGCGCCTCGCGATGGTCCGCACGGCTTCCAGCGTCGCGGTCCGGCTCACCTGGCAGATCGACCCGCAACTGCCGGACGGTACCCGAGCCGCCCGGGAGCTGCTGCTGAAGGACCCGGTCCGGCTGTCCGAGCAGGACCGCGAGGCTCTGCACGTCTTCTTCCGGTAG